The Verrucomicrobium spinosum DSM 4136 = JCM 18804 DNA segment CCCAGCGTGCTTCCTGAATCCCTGCCCACCGTGCCACCCAGCAGGATGACGTTGGCGGAGGTGTGGGCCGTGGCGGCCAGGGCGACGTTCAGCGCATTCGTGACGATGGTGAGCCCCTCCAGCTGCGCCAGATGGGGGATCATCTCGATGGCTGTGGTGCCGGCGTCCAGGATCAGGGACTGCCCGGCGTGAATGCGCCTTGCGGCGGCCGCGGCAATGCGGCGCTTCACCTCAATGTGCAGGCTCATGCGGTGATCCAGATCTGGCAGGGCGGTGACCGTACGAGTCATCACCACAGGGAGCGCCCCCCCGCGATCCCGCACCAGTTTGCCTTCGCGCTCCAGGTGATCGAGGTCCGTCCGGATGGTCACCTCCGAGACACCGAAGCGTTTGGCCAGCTCCGTGACGCGCACCGCGCCCTCCTCGCGCACCAGCGCCGTGATCTGTCCGCGGCGTTGCGCCGTCATCAATGTGGCATCTGACGGGGGAGTGGACGCTTTCGCCGTATTTTTGGAAGGGGTTCCCATCACAAGTATTCGAAGGCGTTTACAAGAATTCGCAAGGGAAATCCCCTGTGAGTTGCCGACTTTTGCAATTTTAGGCTCGACATTTTGCGAAAACTTTCGCAAACTTTCGTTAATTCACGAAAATAGCCGATGAAAATTGCCGCACTCACATCTTGTCCCACTGGCGTCGCCCATACCTTCATGGCGGCGGAGGCGTTGAAAAAGGCCGCTGCCATCCTGGGGCATACCATCCGGGTGGAGACCCAGGGGGCGCAAGGCACCCGGGACGCTCTGACGGAAGCGGAGATCGCGGAGGCCGACGTGGTGATTCTCGCCACCGACGTCCGGGCCGATGTAGGGCGCTTCGCGG contains these protein-coding regions:
- a CDS encoding DeoR/GlpR family DNA-binding transcription regulator, with protein sequence MGTPSKNTAKASTPPSDATLMTAQRRGQITALVREEGAVRVTELAKRFGVSEVTIRTDLDHLEREGKLVRDRGGALPVVMTRTVTALPDLDHRMSLHIEVKRRIAAAAARRIHAGQSLILDAGTTAIEMIPHLAQLEGLTIVTNALNVALAATAHTSANVILLGGTVGRDSGSTLGSRTEEMLKELLVDHLFMGVQAMDLHHGVTDTNLDIAQIKRAMIRSARRVTLLADSSKWSTSGMVRVAPLTAAQVLITDHGLPTTARREIESLGMEVEVV